One window from the genome of Rhodobacteraceae bacterium S2214 encodes:
- a CDS encoding anhydro-N-acetylmuramic acid kinase, producing MLKSEPIRSVGAMSGTSLDGVDAAEIVTDGVTISEFGPVAYRAYTDAERSVLKAALGKWQDDDVDAVAELIETTHAQVLHDFQDAELVGFHGQTLAHDPHGRGTHQCGDGAVLAEVLEKPVVWDFRSADVRLGGEGAPLAPFFHFALAQYIKATEPLVFLNLGGVGNLTWIDPAVREPHADGALLAFDTGPANAPLNDLMQSRRGEACDADGKLAQSGVVDESIIEQFLNNPYFYKIPPKSLDRDDFADLTAKVVDLSDADAAATLTAAAAMSVAHSISHCPAPPKRVLVTGGGRRNPTLMAMLAASLDCAVIPVEDVGLDGDMLEAQAFAYLAVRVARGLPTSCQNTTGVKAAVSGGTLSRPNSIG from the coding sequence ATGTTGAAGTCAGAGCCGATCAGGTCGGTTGGGGCGATGTCTGGGACATCACTTGATGGGGTGGATGCGGCGGAAATCGTCACCGACGGGGTAACGATTAGTGAATTCGGACCTGTTGCTTATCGGGCGTACACTGATGCCGAACGGTCCGTGCTCAAAGCAGCCTTAGGGAAATGGCAAGACGATGACGTGGACGCCGTGGCTGAACTGATTGAGACGACGCATGCGCAAGTGCTGCACGACTTTCAGGATGCAGAGCTGGTCGGATTTCATGGCCAGACACTGGCCCATGATCCGCACGGGCGCGGCACGCATCAATGCGGCGATGGTGCGGTATTGGCTGAGGTCTTGGAAAAACCCGTCGTGTGGGATTTCCGTAGTGCGGATGTGCGGCTTGGCGGCGAAGGGGCACCGTTGGCCCCGTTCTTTCATTTCGCACTCGCCCAGTACATCAAAGCGACCGAACCGCTCGTGTTTCTGAACCTCGGCGGCGTGGGAAATTTGACGTGGATTGATCCTGCCGTGAGGGAACCACATGCTGATGGGGCATTATTGGCCTTCGATACCGGTCCGGCGAATGCCCCGTTGAATGATTTGATGCAAAGCAGACGCGGTGAGGCTTGTGACGCAGACGGCAAATTGGCACAAAGTGGCGTTGTGGACGAAAGCATCATCGAACAGTTCCTGAACAACCCGTATTTTTACAAAATACCGCCAAAATCACTCGATCGCGATGACTTTGCTGATTTGACAGCAAAGGTCGTGGATTTGTCTGACGCGGATGCCGCAGCGACTTTGACCGCTGCCGCAGCGATGAGTGTGGCGCATAGCATCAGCCATTGCCCAGCGCCGCCGAAGCGCGTTCTAGTGACGGGCGGCGGACGACGCAATCCGACCTTGATGGCGATGCTCGCTGCCAGTTTGGATTGCGCGGTGATCCCAGTCGAAGACGTGGGGCTGGATGGCGATATGCTGGAAGCGCAGGCTTTTGCGTATTTGGCCGTGCGCGTGGCGCGCGGATTGCCAACGTCGTGCCAGAACACTACGGGCGTCAAAGCTGCGGTGTCCGGCGGCACTTTATCACGCCCGAATTCAATAGGCTAG
- a CDS encoding saccharopine dehydrogenase family protein — protein MKRNVLIIGAGGVAQVVAHKCAQNNDVLGDLHIASRTIEKCDAIIASVHEKSAMKQDGVFKSHSVDGMDTAAVVALIKDTGAQIVINVGSPFVNMTVLEACIQTGAAYIDTAIHEDPTKICETPPWYGNYEWKRREDCAAAGVTAILGAGFDPGMVNAFARFAVDEFMDDVKSIDIVDINAGNHGKYFSTNFDPEINFREFTGTVYSWQDGAWQENKMFEVGREWDLPVVGKQKAYISGHDEVHSLAANYPQADIRFWMGFGDHYINVFSVLQNLGLLSEQPVTTAEGLEVVPLKVVKAVLPDPSSLAPNYTGKTCIGDLVKGTKDGEEVEVFVYNVADHKDAYNEVGSQGISYTAGVPPVAMAMLIADGTYDSGTMVNVEELDPKPLFTLLDDIGLPTRVKDAQGDRAWNGA, from the coding sequence ATGAAACGCAATGTCCTGATCATTGGCGCTGGTGGCGTCGCACAAGTCGTCGCGCATAAATGCGCACAAAATAACGATGTTCTGGGCGATCTGCATATCGCCAGCCGAACCATCGAAAAATGCGACGCGATCATTGCCAGCGTGCATGAAAAATCCGCGATGAAACAGGACGGTGTTTTCAAATCCCACTCAGTTGACGGCATGGATACGGCTGCAGTTGTGGCCTTGATCAAAGACACGGGCGCGCAGATTGTGATTAACGTCGGTTCGCCCTTTGTGAACATGACTGTGCTGGAGGCCTGCATCCAGACAGGTGCGGCTTATATCGACACAGCGATCCACGAAGATCCGACTAAAATATGCGAAACGCCACCTTGGTATGGCAATTACGAATGGAAACGTCGTGAAGATTGTGCCGCCGCTGGCGTGACAGCGATCTTGGGTGCTGGCTTTGATCCGGGTATGGTGAATGCGTTTGCCCGTTTTGCCGTGGATGAATTCATGGACGATGTGAAATCTATCGATATCGTCGACATCAACGCGGGCAATCACGGCAAGTATTTCTCGACCAACTTCGACCCAGAAATCAATTTCCGTGAATTCACTGGCACTGTTTACAGCTGGCAGGACGGCGCGTGGCAGGAAAACAAGATGTTCGAAGTGGGCCGCGAATGGGATCTGCCCGTCGTCGGTAAACAAAAGGCCTACATCTCTGGACACGACGAGGTGCATTCGCTGGCCGCGAATTACCCGCAGGCTGATATCCGGTTCTGGATGGGCTTTGGTGATCATTACATCAATGTGTTCAGCGTTCTACAGAACCTTGGCTTGCTCTCCGAACAGCCTGTCACGACGGCAGAAGGCCTAGAAGTTGTGCCTTTGAAGGTTGTGAAAGCCGTACTGCCCGATCCATCTAGCCTCGCGCCGAATTACACTGGTAAGACCTGCATCGGTGATTTGGTCAAAGGCACCAAAGACGGCGAAGAGGTCGAGGTGTTCGTTTACAACGTCGCCGATCACAAAGACGCCTATAACGAAGTCGGTAGCCAAGGCATTTCCTACACCGCAGGTGTGCCACCTGTTGCGATGGCTATGCTGATTGCAGACGGGACCTACGACAGCGGTACGATGGTCAACGTCGAAGAATTAGACCCGAAGCCATTGTTCACCTTGCTCGACGACATCGGATTGCCCACACGCGTGAAAGACGCGCAGGGTGATCGGGCGTGGAACGGCGCTTAA
- a CDS encoding pyridoxal phosphate-dependent aminotransferase: protein MKVSNRLNTINGDGDDGWGLFYRSRKMITDGVKVTELTIGEHDVRTDKSILDAMHASAVGGHTGYAMIPGTDALRDAVADRIQTRTGVPTTRDNVMITPGGQSALYATHLAALDAGDTALFIDPHYATYPGTVRGVGGVPVALKASPDNDFQPQIDELAAAAADPRAKSLLINTPNNPTGVVYSQETLNGIAQVCKDHDLWLISDEVYDTQVWDGEHTSPRTLPDMVERTMVVGSMSKSHAMTGSRVGWVCAPAYMITHLINLATNTNYGVPGFIQDAALFALNAGDALEAQVAAPFERRRALTLQALEGQNVVRAVPAQGAMYVMLDIRATGKSSWDFANALLDEEHIAVMPGESFGSAAAGHIRVAMTIDDDAYVDAINRLVAFAKACIT, encoded by the coding sequence ATGAAAGTATCAAACAGATTAAACACCATTAACGGTGATGGCGACGACGGTTGGGGGCTCTTCTACCGGTCGCGCAAAATGATTACGGATGGCGTCAAAGTCACGGAATTGACCATCGGCGAACACGACGTTCGCACCGACAAAAGCATCCTTGATGCGATGCATGCCTCTGCGGTTGGAGGACACACAGGCTATGCGATGATCCCCGGCACGGATGCGTTACGCGATGCCGTTGCCGATCGCATCCAGACGCGGACAGGTGTTCCAACAACGCGTGATAACGTCATGATCACACCGGGTGGTCAATCGGCGCTTTATGCGACACATCTGGCCGCTCTCGATGCGGGCGACACGGCCCTTTTCATCGATCCACATTACGCCACTTATCCCGGCACGGTACGCGGTGTTGGCGGTGTACCTGTCGCCCTCAAGGCATCGCCTGACAACGATTTTCAGCCGCAAATAGATGAACTGGCCGCTGCCGCAGCTGATCCACGTGCCAAGTCGTTGTTGATCAATACCCCAAACAATCCAACGGGCGTCGTCTATAGCCAAGAAACGCTCAACGGGATCGCGCAGGTGTGCAAAGATCACGATCTTTGGCTGATTTCCGATGAAGTATACGACACCCAAGTCTGGGATGGCGAACATACCTCACCACGGACCCTGCCTGATATGGTCGAAAGGACGATGGTTGTGGGGTCGATGTCCAAAAGCCATGCGATGACAGGCAGCCGTGTTGGCTGGGTCTGCGCACCTGCGTATATGATCACTCACCTAATCAATCTGGCGACCAACACCAACTATGGTGTCCCCGGATTCATCCAAGATGCTGCCCTGTTTGCGCTGAATGCAGGTGACGCGTTGGAAGCACAGGTGGCAGCCCCCTTTGAGCGCCGCCGCGCTTTGACGTTGCAGGCGCTTGAAGGCCAGAATGTCGTGCGGGCTGTTCCCGCCCAAGGTGCGATGTACGTGATGCTGGATATTCGGGCCACCGGAAAAAGCAGCTGGGATTTCGCCAACGCATTGCTGGACGAAGAACATATCGCTGTAATGCCGGGGGAGAGTTTTGGATCAGCCGCCGCAGGCCATATCCGTGTCGCGATGACGATAGATGACGACGCGTATGTGGATGCGATCAATCGGCTTGTTGCATTTGCGAAGGCATGCATAACTTAA
- a CDS encoding GNAT family N-acetyltransferase has translation MKIDQSTFQTPHHQPLQQHPHFAAALSGMGQPMTSYFLPEDGSAQVFSRQLWPLRKPFKMMSRGPFWPTPPSEKAQFDAVCMLRDENVRVINAEDVAPAILTAAGYRQIMTPASVAVMDLRHGPDVRRALMSIKWRNALRKSESADLRISTRSYQNTTDKWLLDEDEKQQAARGYRALPAAVTQAYSVMNKGQAIIVTASRVAVPIAAMIFLRHGSAATYHIGWTSDEGRECNAHNLCLATAMDSLQDLGTDVLDLGSIDTVTSPGIARFKLGAGAQVKTLGGTWLHLGCFRKSASY, from the coding sequence ATGAAGATTGATCAATCGACGTTTCAGACGCCGCATCACCAGCCCTTGCAACAGCACCCTCATTTCGCAGCTGCGCTGTCCGGAATGGGCCAACCGATGACGTCCTACTTCCTGCCCGAAGATGGATCCGCGCAGGTGTTTTCACGTCAGCTTTGGCCGCTTCGCAAACCATTCAAGATGATGTCGCGCGGGCCGTTCTGGCCCACTCCACCGTCCGAAAAAGCGCAATTCGACGCCGTCTGCATGCTACGCGATGAAAATGTGCGGGTCATAAACGCCGAAGATGTGGCACCTGCTATTCTGACGGCTGCCGGATACCGTCAGATCATGACGCCGGCCAGTGTGGCGGTCATGGATTTGCGGCACGGACCAGATGTCAGACGCGCGCTCATGTCGATCAAATGGCGCAATGCACTACGCAAATCTGAATCCGCCGATCTGCGTATCTCAACACGCAGCTATCAAAACACGACCGACAAATGGCTGCTTGACGAAGATGAAAAACAACAGGCCGCGCGCGGGTATCGCGCCTTGCCTGCCGCTGTCACGCAGGCCTATTCCGTGATGAACAAAGGTCAGGCCATTATCGTCACCGCGTCACGCGTCGCCGTTCCGATTGCTGCAATGATCTTCTTACGCCACGGATCAGCGGCAACATATCACATTGGCTGGACGTCGGATGAAGGGCGGGAATGCAATGCGCATAACCTGTGTTTGGCAACCGCAATGGACAGCTTACAAGACCTTGGCACAGACGTGCTGGATCTTGGATCAATTGACACAGTCACGTCGCCCGGAATCGCGCGGTTCAAACTTGGTGCGGGGGCGCAGGTCAAAACGCTTGGCGGTACGTGGCTGCATTTAGGATGCTTTCGAAAATCAGCATCGTATTGA
- the soxR gene encoding redox-sensitive transcriptional activator SoxR codes for MATNFSQGLTIGDLADRTGLAVSAIRFYETHGIVHPVRNTGGHRRYGRHDLRRLSFAMAAQRLGFALGKIAELLADLPDHKAPTKRDWTRISNGFRADIEARIAALEDMRDKLDGCIGCGCLSLKSCQLYNPADVKGEEGPGPRNLVITTD; via the coding sequence ATGGCTACCAACTTCTCCCAAGGGCTAACGATAGGCGATCTTGCTGATCGTACGGGCCTTGCCGTGTCAGCGATCCGGTTTTACGAAACCCACGGCATCGTCCATCCGGTGCGCAACACAGGTGGACACAGACGATACGGACGACACGATCTGCGCCGACTGTCATTCGCCATGGCGGCCCAAAGGCTTGGGTTCGCGCTGGGCAAGATTGCGGAGCTACTGGCCGACCTCCCCGATCACAAAGCACCGACAAAGCGCGATTGGACCCGCATTTCTAACGGATTTCGCGCGGATATCGAAGCGCGGATCGCTGCCCTCGAAGACATGCGCGACAAGTTGGATGGGTGTATCGGTTGCGGCTGTTTAAGCCTCAAGTCCTGCCAGCTTTACAACCCCGCCGATGTCAAAGGTGAAGAAGGGCCCGGACCGCGGAATTTGGTGATTACAACGGATTGA
- a CDS encoding trimethylamine methyltransferase family protein: MNDESTAPRRSRPARSGGRAARHAMRAAPLTRDKQPIKAGMSGGTYNPLSQQDMERIYEAALVALEQIGLCDAPESGVAVMTAAGATLGKDGRLRFPRALVKKMLGLAQKDITLHARDPQYDLHLSGTKVHYGTAGAAVHMVDVLGRNYRESTLQDLHDAGRIVQELDNIHFLQRPMVARDVPDNREMDLNTIYACCSGTSKHVGTSFTEPDFVADALEMLAMMAGGEDKWRERPFVLNSNCFVVPPMKFATESCQVMEHCIAGGMPVLLLSAGQAGATAPAPIAGAIVQAVAECLAGVVYVNAIKPGHPAVFGTWPFVSDLRTGAMSGGSGEQALLTAGCAQMHRFLGVPGGAAAGIADAKLPDMQAGWEQMCSNVMAGLSGLNMVYEAAGMHASLLGFCFESLILGDDLLGQAMRCVRGIEVTDETLGFATMSDVCLNGPGHYLGSDQTLGLMETEYVYPVVADRTSPKEWAEKDKPDLIAQAIARKESILSKPSAVAFPADVDAAIRARFNIHLSPVG, translated from the coding sequence ATGAACGATGAATCAACAGCACCACGCCGCAGTCGCCCTGCCCGAAGCGGTGGTCGTGCAGCACGTCACGCTATGCGGGCGGCCCCGCTCACACGCGACAAGCAGCCCATCAAAGCGGGCATGTCCGGTGGAACCTACAATCCATTGTCACAACAAGACATGGAACGCATTTACGAGGCGGCATTGGTCGCCTTGGAACAGATCGGGTTGTGCGATGCCCCTGAAAGCGGCGTTGCTGTCATGACTGCCGCAGGTGCGACCCTAGGCAAAGACGGGCGACTGCGCTTCCCTCGGGCCTTAGTAAAGAAGATGCTTGGGCTGGCACAAAAGGATATCACGCTACACGCCCGCGATCCGCAGTATGATCTGCACCTCAGCGGTACAAAGGTCCATTACGGAACAGCTGGGGCCGCCGTACACATGGTCGATGTTCTTGGCCGGAATTATCGGGAAAGCACCCTGCAAGACCTGCACGACGCAGGCCGTATCGTTCAGGAATTGGACAATATCCACTTTCTGCAACGGCCGATGGTCGCCCGCGATGTTCCAGACAATCGCGAAATGGACCTAAACACGATCTATGCCTGTTGCAGTGGCACATCAAAACACGTCGGAACGTCATTTACGGAACCGGATTTCGTCGCGGATGCACTGGAAATGCTCGCGATGATGGCTGGCGGTGAGGACAAATGGCGGGAAAGACCCTTTGTCCTGAATTCCAACTGCTTCGTTGTCCCACCTATGAAATTCGCCACAGAATCCTGCCAAGTGATGGAACATTGCATCGCGGGCGGGATGCCTGTGTTGTTGCTTTCGGCAGGCCAAGCTGGTGCCACGGCCCCTGCCCCGATTGCGGGGGCTATTGTCCAAGCAGTCGCCGAATGTCTTGCTGGAGTGGTCTATGTCAATGCAATCAAACCGGGCCATCCGGCGGTCTTCGGCACATGGCCGTTTGTGTCTGATCTGCGAACGGGTGCGATGTCTGGCGGGTCGGGCGAACAGGCTTTACTGACTGCGGGCTGTGCCCAAATGCACCGTTTTCTGGGTGTGCCGGGTGGCGCTGCCGCAGGGATCGCAGACGCGAAGCTGCCAGATATGCAAGCGGGTTGGGAACAGATGTGTTCCAACGTCATGGCGGGTTTGTCAGGTCTAAATATGGTTTATGAGGCCGCAGGGATGCACGCGTCTTTGCTCGGATTTTGCTTTGAGTCATTGATCCTTGGTGACGATCTACTGGGTCAAGCAATGCGCTGTGTCCGTGGGATCGAAGTCACCGACGAAACGCTTGGCTTCGCGACGATGAGCGATGTTTGCCTGAACGGGCCGGGTCATTACCTTGGCTCTGATCAAACGCTCGGTTTGATGGAGACCGAATATGTCTATCCCGTTGTCGCTGACCGCACATCACCCAAAGAATGGGCTGAAAAAGATAAACCTGATTTGATCGCACAGGCCATCGCCCGCAAAGAAAGCATCCTGAGCAAACCGTCAGCAGTTGCGTTCCCTGCGGATGTTGATGCGGCAATTCGGGCGAGGTTTAACATCCATCTGTCGCCAGTCGGCTAA
- a CDS encoding carboxynorspermidine decarboxylase produces the protein MQTPYYLIDKSRLLPNMEKIAWLREASGVKCLLALKCFATWSVFDFMSEYMDGSTSSSLYEVRLGREKFAGETHAYSVAFADHEIEQVLECSDKIIFNSIGQLNKFADASQEHIRGLRVNPGVSTSDFDLADPARPFSRLGEHDPAAIDAVADQISGLMFHNNCENDSYDRFDEMLTLIEDRFGDVIHKMDWVSLGGGIHFTGEGYPLEKLAARLKQFAETFGIQVYLEPGEAAITGAATLEVTVLDTMHNGKNLAIVDSSIEAHMLDLLIYREPAKISPDTGSEEWMICGKSCLAGDIFGEFHFDAPLKAGDRLSFQDAAGYTMVKKNWFNGVKMPSIAIRELDGTTRMVRDFDYSDFAAALS, from the coding sequence GTGCAAACACCATATTACCTGATCGACAAATCGCGGCTGTTGCCGAACATGGAAAAAATCGCGTGGTTGCGCGAAGCATCGGGCGTAAAGTGTCTGTTGGCACTGAAGTGTTTCGCCACGTGGTCCGTGTTCGATTTCATGTCTGAATATATGGATGGATCGACGTCTTCGTCCTTGTACGAAGTCCGTTTGGGGCGCGAAAAGTTTGCGGGTGAAACCCATGCCTATTCTGTGGCCTTCGCGGATCACGAAATCGAACAGGTTTTGGAGTGTTCCGACAAGATTATCTTCAACTCTATCGGGCAATTGAACAAGTTCGCGGACGCTTCACAGGAACATATCCGAGGTCTGCGCGTGAATCCGGGGGTATCTACGTCTGATTTCGATTTGGCCGACCCCGCGCGGCCCTTCAGTCGTTTGGGTGAACATGACCCTGCCGCGATTGACGCGGTGGCGGATCAGATCAGCGGTCTGATGTTTCATAACAATTGCGAAAATGACAGCTATGACCGTTTTGACGAGATGCTCACGCTTATTGAGGATCGTTTCGGCGATGTGATCCATAAGATGGATTGGGTCAGCTTGGGCGGTGGAATCCACTTTACGGGTGAGGGTTATCCGCTTGAAAAGCTGGCTGCGCGGCTCAAACAATTTGCCGAAACCTTTGGCATCCAAGTTTACCTCGAACCGGGCGAGGCTGCGATCACGGGGGCAGCCACGCTCGAGGTGACCGTTCTCGATACGATGCACAACGGCAAGAACCTTGCCATCGTCGATAGTTCAATCGAAGCGCATATGCTGGATCTCTTGATCTACCGCGAACCGGCCAAGATCAGCCCTGACACCGGGTCAGAGGAATGGATGATCTGCGGGAAATCCTGTTTGGCGGGCGATATCTTTGGCGAATTCCATTTTGATGCGCCGTTGAAAGCCGGCGATCGGCTTTCGTTTCAGGATGCCGCAGGCTACACGATGGTCAAGAAGAATTGGTTCAACGGGGTCAAGATGCCCAGCATTGCAATCCGTGAACTAGATGGCACCACGCGAATGGTGCGTGATTTCGATTACAGCGATTTCGCTGCAGCCCTTTCCTAA
- the tyrS gene encoding tyrosine--tRNA ligase, translating into MTYHPKSEFIAIMMERGFLADCTDYQGLDDAFSKGVVPAYIGYDATAKSLHVGHLMNIMVLRWLQKCGHKPITLMGGGTTKVGDPSFRSDERPLLDDAAIQSNIDGMQQVFAKYLDYGDADTDAMMLNNAEWLDGLNYLSFLRDIGRHFSVNRMLSFESVKSRLDREQSLSFLEFNYMILQAYDFLELNRRYGCLLQMGGSDQWGNIVNGIDLTRRVLDHEIYGLTTPLLTTSDGRKMGKSQGGAIWLNDEMLSSYEFWQFWRNTTDADTGKFLKIFTELPVEECDRLGALEGSDINAAKIILANEVTTLLHGADAAKAAEATAREVFEKGGVGDDLPTLTLSADDLGDGMSIVQVIVKAGLADSGKAAKRLIGENGAKLNDEPLTNAGLMIDAAALASPIKLSAGKKRHALVQLG; encoded by the coding sequence ATGACCTACCACCCCAAGTCCGAATTTATCGCAATCATGATGGAACGCGGCTTTTTGGCCGATTGTACCGACTATCAAGGTTTGGATGATGCGTTCTCGAAGGGGGTCGTTCCTGCTTATATCGGCTACGATGCGACGGCAAAGTCACTGCATGTTGGCCATTTGATGAACATCATGGTGCTGCGTTGGCTGCAAAAATGCGGTCACAAGCCGATCACATTGATGGGTGGCGGCACAACAAAGGTCGGCGATCCATCGTTCCGGTCTGATGAGCGGCCGTTGCTGGATGACGCCGCAATCCAGTCAAACATCGACGGTATGCAGCAGGTATTTGCGAAATATCTCGACTACGGCGACGCGGACACCGACGCGATGATGCTGAACAACGCAGAATGGCTGGACGGGTTGAACTACCTGTCGTTCCTGCGCGACATCGGCCGTCATTTCAGCGTGAACCGGATGCTGTCGTTCGAAAGCGTAAAATCTCGGTTGGACCGCGAACAAAGCCTGTCATTCCTCGAATTCAACTACATGATTTTGCAGGCGTATGATTTCCTTGAACTGAACCGCCGGTATGGCTGCTTGCTACAAATGGGCGGATCGGATCAGTGGGGCAACATCGTCAACGGGATCGATCTGACCCGTCGGGTCTTGGATCACGAGATTTACGGGCTGACCACGCCGCTTTTGACCACATCTGATGGGCGCAAAATGGGGAAATCCCAAGGTGGCGCGATTTGGCTGAACGACGAAATGCTCAGCTCTTACGAGTTTTGGCAATTCTGGCGCAACACGACGGATGCGGACACGGGCAAGTTCCTGAAAATTTTCACTGAACTGCCAGTTGAAGAATGCGACCGTCTGGGCGCGCTCGAAGGGTCCGACATCAACGCGGCCAAGATCATCCTCGCCAATGAGGTCACGACCTTGCTCCACGGCGCGGATGCCGCGAAAGCGGCGGAAGCGACGGCGCGTGAGGTCTTTGAAAAAGGCGGCGTTGGGGATGATCTGCCAACGCTGACGTTGTCGGCGGATGATCTGGGCGACGGCATGTCCATCGTGCAGGTGATCGTCAAAGCGGGTCTGGCCGATTCCGGCAAAGCCGCTAAACGTCTGATCGGCGAAAACGGCGCAAAACTGAACGATGAGCCTTTGACCAACGCCGGTCTGATGATTGACGCTGCAGCACTTGCCAGCCCAATCAAGCTTAGCGCGGGCAAAAAACGCCATGCATTGGTCCAATTGGGCTAA
- a CDS encoding VOC family protein, protein MMAELEHINVTVADPTKMAGVLNTLFGWEIRWEGEAMAGEGYTVHVGTERTYLALYTGSTNSPTPLEGRSYNRLSGLNHIGVVVDDLDAVETRVKDLGYTPTSHADYEPGRRFYFTDENDIEIEVICYA, encoded by the coding sequence ATGATGGCTGAACTTGAACATATCAACGTGACTGTGGCGGACCCTACGAAGATGGCCGGAGTTCTGAATACACTTTTCGGATGGGAAATCCGTTGGGAAGGTGAAGCAATGGCGGGCGAAGGTTACACGGTGCATGTCGGGACGGAACGCACATATCTGGCGCTGTATACGGGCAGTACGAACAGCCCTACGCCCTTGGAAGGGCGCAGCTATAACCGGCTATCGGGTTTGAACCACATTGGTGTGGTCGTGGATGATCTGGATGCGGTCGAGACGCGTGTCAAAGACCTTGGTTATACCCCAACAAGCCACGCCGATTATGAACCGGGACGCAGGTTCTATTTCACGGATGAAAACGACATTGAAATCGAAGTGATCTGCTACGCTTAA
- a CDS encoding isocitrate lyase/phosphoenolpyruvate mutase family protein, with protein sequence MTDIGAQFRALHVPGRPFILANAWDIGSARMLAALGAQALATSSAAHAFTLGKPDGGTLTRDVALAHAQDIVAATSLPVQGDFENGFGDDPETCAETVRLAAETGLAGICIEDIALPSDNAYDFELSVERIKAATAAARALPNDFVLTARADGILRGVYDTDEAIRRLQAYEAAGADCLYAPMPKTMDDLAKLTQSVSTPVNALIAGPYTQSDVASFAKLNVARLSLGSSLARITHRAIYDAAKEMFEDGGFTLLGKGISSDKVDALLSKE encoded by the coding sequence ATGACCGATATCGGAGCCCAGTTCCGCGCCCTCCACGTTCCCGGCAGACCCTTCATCCTCGCAAATGCATGGGACATCGGATCGGCCAGAATGCTTGCCGCGCTCGGCGCGCAGGCCTTGGCGACGTCATCTGCCGCGCATGCGTTCACGCTGGGCAAACCGGATGGCGGTACGCTGACAAGGGATGTTGCGTTGGCCCACGCGCAAGACATTGTGGCGGCGACATCATTGCCGGTGCAAGGCGATTTTGAAAATGGCTTTGGCGACGATCCAGAGACATGTGCCGAAACAGTTAGACTTGCTGCCGAAACCGGTCTGGCGGGCATCTGTATCGAAGACATCGCGCTTCCATCGGATAACGCCTACGATTTTGAGCTATCGGTCGAACGGATCAAAGCGGCAACTGCAGCTGCACGGGCATTGCCTAACGATTTTGTTCTGACCGCGCGTGCCGACGGAATCTTGCGCGGTGTATACGACACCGACGAAGCAATCCGCAGGCTACAGGCCTACGAGGCTGCCGGTGCAGATTGCCTCTACGCGCCGATGCCCAAAACAATGGACGATCTCGCGAAACTGACCCAATCCGTGTCGACACCAGTCAATGCATTGATCGCGGGACCATACACCCAATCTGACGTCGCGAGTTTCGCGAAGCTGAACGTGGCACGACTTTCTCTTGGCTCATCACTCGCGCGGATCACGCATCGCGCGATCTATGATGCCGCCAAAGAAATGTTCGAAGATGGCGGGTTTACCTTGCTTGGCAAGGGTATCAGCAGCGATAAGGTGGATGCGTTACTATCAAAGGAATAA
- a CDS encoding porin family protein: MKRTLTTALIAAPLAVAGSFATAGGLAEPVAAAAPAPVAVAAPVSYGSDWSGAYGGLSLGYGDVDADGVTGDFEGTTFGGHIGYNYDMGNVVLGAELEAVGTDDFVNDATGLELEQVLRAKVRAGYDAGAYLPYVTAGVAQATVNGDDDNGYFYGLGVDYAVSDSFTVGGEVLRHEFEDFNGGADITADTVGLRVSYNF; the protein is encoded by the coding sequence ATGAAACGTACACTTACAACTGCTTTGATCGCTGCCCCATTGGCTGTTGCGGGTTCATTTGCGACGGCCGGTGGCCTTGCTGAGCCAGTAGCTGCTGCAGCCCCAGCACCAGTCGCCGTTGCGGCACCTGTATCTTACGGTAGCGACTGGTCCGGCGCTTACGGCGGTCTGTCTTTGGGTTACGGTGACGTCGATGCAGACGGCGTGACTGGCGATTTCGAAGGCACGACCTTTGGTGGCCACATCGGTTATAACTACGACATGGGCAACGTTGTCCTTGGTGCCGAATTGGAAGCCGTCGGCACAGATGATTTCGTGAACGACGCGACAGGTCTTGAACTTGAACAGGTTCTGCGTGCCAAAGTTCGCGCGGGTTACGATGCGGGCGCATATTTGCCGTATGTAACAGCAGGTGTAGCGCAAGCCACAGTGAACGGTGACGACGACAACGGCTATTTCTACGGTCTGGGTGTCGACTACGCTGTATCAGACAGCTTTACAGTCGGTGGTGAAGTGCTGCGTCACGAGTTCGAAGACTTTAACGGCGGTGCGGACATCACAGCCGACACAGTTGGTCTGCGTGTGTCTTATAACTTCTAA